In Setaria italica strain Yugu1 chromosome IX, Setaria_italica_v2.0, whole genome shotgun sequence, the genomic stretch TGACATAAATTAAAGAACATAGTATTGGACTATTGGTCTTCCTGTTACCTCCCAAAAGAAATTATTGTCAATTTTGTCATAATTAAATCACAGACATCTTCCTCTTAGCCAAATTATCGATTTGATACATAAGGTCATAGTTCATGTAACTCCTGAATCCTGAAACCTTTAAGCACGGTAAGAAACCTCATAAGTAGATGGGTTATACCATTTAGTTTGACAAAATTCTGAAATGCTATGCCAGCAACGGTGGTTTGCTCAAATGATAAGGCAGTCGCACCTCTCGACTGCTAGGTCCTATAGATTACCACGATAACACTAAAATCAAGAAAACCTGACAGTGGACAAAATTTAAGGGTAATCTTGTATGGTTTCATGAGAAAACTAAAATCCCATCCTCCTTATCCAATATATTAATCCCAATTGAATTGAGATGCCGGTGTCTGATAGTAATTTCCAATGGAGCGTGGCAGTGCCGGTCCGTCCGGGTCCCGGCGCCCAGAATGGTTAGTGCCATCCGTCTATAAAAAAGGCCGTTCCCCCTGTGTCACTCGGCAAATCCCTGCTCCCTTCCTACCAATCCATCCTCCCCTGTTCCAACGCGCCAAAACATTCGCGAACACCAAACCAGAGCACAGCTCCACACGACATCACCTACGGGGAGAGGGCGCAAGCGCAGGCCATGGACGTGACCATGGACGACGTGGCCGGGGACCTCGAGTTCTCCGGCTGCAgttccaccaccacctcgtcgtcgtcgccgtcgctggaCGACGGCATGGGGATGTACGCGTGGAATGGGCTGTCCCCGGTGGCAGACTGGGGCTCGTTCTATCCTGACGACGGAGGCCAGGACCTGCACGGCCTCATCGAGTCCATGCTCTGCGACGACacgctcgtcggcgccgccgacctccACCCGGCCATGTTCCCGGACGAGGTGTACTGCTGCTCCAACGGCTCTGCCCCGAGCAGCACCACCACGACGAACCCGGGCACGCCTGTGAacgacggcgacgcggcgcaGGGCGACTGCCCCGAGAAGGGCCTCCGCCTGCTCCACCTgctcatggcggcggcggaggcgctcTCCGGCCCGCACAAGAGCCGGGAGCTGGCGCGGGTGATATTGGTTCGGCTCAAGCAGATGGTTTCGCACACAGGTGACAGCGCCGCCGTCTCCAACATGGAGCGCCTCGCCGCGCACTTCACCGACGCGCTGCAGGGGCTCCTCGACGGCTCCCACCCCGCCGGGGGAGCCGGCAGGCAGGCCGCCGCTGCGtcccacggccaccaccaccagcacgccGGCGACGTGCTGACGGCATTCCAGATGCTGCAGGACATGTCGCCGTACATGAAGTTCGGGCACTTCACGGCGAACCAGGCCATCCTcgaggcggtggcgggcgaCCGACGCGTGCACGTCGTCGACTACGACATCGCCGAGGGCGTCCAGTGGGCGTCGCTTATGCAGGCCATGATCTCGCGCCCCGacggcgtgccgccgccgcacctgcgCATAACCGCCGTCTcccggggcggcgggggcggcgcccggGCGGTGCAGGAGGCCGGACGGCGCCTGGCCGCCTTCGCGGCGTCCATCGGGCAGCCCTTCTCGTTCGGCCAGTGCCGCCTCGACTCCGACGAGAGGTTCCGTCCGGCGACGGTCCGCATGGTCAAGGGGGAGACCCTCGTCGCCAACTGCGTGCTCAACCAAGCCGCGGCGACCACCACCATCAGGCGCCCCACCGGCTCGGTGGCGTCTTTCCTGGCCGGCATGGCGACGCTCGGTGCCAAGGTCGTGACGGTGGTCGAGGAGGACCAAGGGGAACCCGagaaggacgacgaggaggccggtGGCGGCTTCGTGGCGAGGTTCATGGAGGAGCTCCACCGCTACTCGGCGGTGTGGGACTCCCTGGAGGCCGGGTTCCCGACGCAGAGCCGGGTGCGGGGCCTGGTGGAGCGGGCCATCCTCGCCCCGAACATCGCCGGCGCCGTGAGCCGCGCGTATCGCGCcgtggacggcgacggcgaggcggcgagggcCGGGTGGGGGGAGTGGATGCGCGGGAACGGGTTCAGGGCCGTGCCGCTGAGCTGCTTCAACCACAGCCAGGCCAGGCTGCTGCTCGGCCTGTTCAACGACGGGTACACGATGGAGGAGACGTCGCCGAACAGGATCGTGCTCGGCTGGAAGGCGCGCCGGCTGCTGTCGGCGTCCgtgtgggcgccgccgccgatgtcggtgccgtcgtcgccggcggagggggcgtTCCAGCCCGTGGGGATCGCGCCGGCGAGCGGTGGCGTGGACCGGATGGAGTTTGACTACATCGACTCGTTCCTCGTGGAGCCCGCTTACGCGCTAGTTTAATCGTGCTTCGCCTGAGCGATTCTGCACCTTCAGCCGGGACGTTTTAGAGTTGCTCATTCAGTTGTAAAAAGTTTAGTTGCTTCGCGCAATCTCGCTGGTGTGTTAAAATCCAAAAGGTTGAGAGTTGCTGACTCTAGTGGCCAATTTCGTTGAACTTCAAAAGGTTACCTTCTGTGCCGCACAGCCTGATCAATGCTCAAAATTTGGCGAAAATTCTTCTCTTCAAATGTTTTTTTAGGGAGAACCTAAAAACATTTCATGTTGATTTTGTAGTCtttattaaatttttttttggtgtTGAAGTCCCAACGGCCTTCTTTCTGTTCTGATTAACACTCAAGATCCAGCCCATGCCGTCTTTGCCATCATGGCATGGGCATCTTGAAGCCATCAGCTCCACCAAAACTTAACGATGCCGAGAACAAAAGTTAAAGCCGCTCGTCCTCTGCAATGAAGTTCGCAACGTGTTCCAGAGACCAGAGTCGCAGCTAGAAGGTGTCATCGCTTGTCTTCATCGGCGTGTCCGGTggacgccgtcgcggcggcgcggctcggcgCCAGCATGTACGGGGGACGACAGCGAGGGTGTGGTGCACGCAGCGCCCGCGTGCTGGTGGAGATGCTCGCCCAGGCAGATGGACTGCCGATCTCGATAGCACGACAGCATGATCGGGCCGCTGGATCACCACGGTGTGCTTCGACATCGGCATTCGAGCGGCATCGGAAGCGCCCTTCAAGATGCGGCACGGGAGGAAGCTACTGCTAGGCGAGCaaaagggggcggcggcgcctcgcgCCACGGCCGTGCACAACAGCACACGGCCGCGGCAGCGAACGAGATCGCCGGCGTCGTGCAGGTGCCCGTGTCGGCGTGCTGCTCACGGACGCTGGATGCTGGCAGCCGCCGCCACGTCTTCCCTCTAGCTCGTCGCGGACGCCGGGTGCAGCCGTGCAGCGGTTCAGCCGGTGCCGGCACGGGCGCCGACCGCGCCGCTACGTGCCGCGCTGGGGCTGCAGGAGCAAGATACGATTTTCCAGAATCCATGACCATTGTTTTACCTGCAGTCTTCCAGATGGACAGGAAGGAGCTCCGCGTTTCGTCGAAGCCGGGGAACGCCAGGCGACGCGTCGTGCGACTCCGCGAGCAAAGCGGGGAGAGCCTCGCTACCATCCGCGCAGATCTCGACCGCACGAGCCAGATGCAACGTTCAGGAGAGGCCcagggtggacggtatttcatttaccgtccacccccggaCGGTAGACGAAATACCGTCCGCCCCTGGGGTCCGACTGGCCGGCGCCATTGTCGACACGCTCGCCACCGCCCGCTTTCTTGGGCCCAGAATAGTTCACCAAGTGTTCCAGCCTCCCAGGGAGAAGGTGCCATCGATTGCCTTGATCATCATATCGACGTGGACACGCGGGGGTGGGACGACTTCGCGGCGTCGCACGCAGTTCGACGGACGGCTGGGCGTGCTCCGGTGGACGGGTCAGACGGCTGGGCGGCGGACAAGGTGCGCTGCGGCGTGGCGGCTGGACAGGCGCGCCAAGCGAGCGAGCGTGCGCCGCGGCGTGCAGTGGATCTCGGGAAGGCGGCGGCACGGCTGCATTAAGCGCCACAGAACACCGCGCCGCGGTGTTCTTCGAGGCCGGCAGCACGCCAGCGGTGCGCGGCGACCTGTGCTTGGACGGAGCACGGAGCGATGTCTGTTGAGGAACAAGCTCAGCGTCGCGTCCATGCTagccgcggacggcggcggcgcaccacTGCGGCATACCACCGCATACGAGCCAGGGCGtctcgccggcgcggcgcttAAGCTCCGTGTAAGCCGCGGCCGCGCAATCGAACACCATGCTTTGTTGCGTGAACGCGTGCTAAGCTAGCTTGCGCACGTTTTACTATCTGTGCATCGAACAACTCCTGTGAGCATCGAGCAACTTTGACCAGGGGATTCTAATTTCTCATTCCGGTCATATTCTATTTCGGTTTAGTTTTTTTACAGTAACAGTAGATAACTATCCCCTCGAAGCACTAGTCTAGCTGGACCAGAGTCCAGAGGTACACGCATTCACATTGTTGACTTCGTTGGCATGcatttcttcttgtttttttaagGATGTTGGCATGcgtttctctttttttaaacACCAGGTTGCATTTTATTACTTCATTTACACATACATCTTTAGTTCTTTACCAAGGTACCtctgaaaaaaattgaaaattgcATCGTCATCCGTTCCAAGTTGTAGgccgttttgatttttctagattcatagacatatactatatcttGATATCTATGgactaaaaaaactaaaaggaACGGAAGGAGATTTATCACCGAAGGACGAGCCATCACTGGAAACACCCTGGAGGAACAAAAGAACCGGTCGGCTATAGAGAGCCACCAGGAACCTCGTCCTACAAGATTGACTACAATACCTAGTTGATGGACACGGATCCGCCGCGGACCATCCAGTCCTCACGCTCTCCGATGCTGGTAAGGACGCCGGAGGTGAAGCACCGGCCAaatcggcggcggaggaggaatcaccTTTTCTATCGCCGCTCTCGCCTATAGAAAAGAAGACCATGCGTGCTGCAGCTTTTTCCTAGATTTAACTCGAATATAAGAAACATGTTGTTTTGTTGTCAAAGAGGAAAGAAGACTCGAGAGTTTTAGTCGTGAGTCCTAGATGCGCTAACCTGGCTGGCATTTCTTGATCGTCCCCGTTTGTTAGTTCATCTGTTTGATCCTCATACTCACCTCGTCCAGCCCATGTCATCTTGCCATCCATCTTGGGCATATTTGAGGCCTGATTAGTGTTTTTGGGCCTCGCATCCGGCGTGATGGATATGGGGACAGTTTTTGAGGCCTTGCTCCAGCTTCCAGTTTACTCGCCTGCAGTTTATGCTGTCGCGGAGACTTCATGGCTTCAGCCTTCAGCTATCACCATGAGTACACACAGTCAAAAAATCAAATTAGCCGGTCAGCTGCACGAgcaatttggaatggaaagaGGAGCGAAATCAAACTACATTGTCAGATTCAAAAAAGGTCTGCAGGTCAAGCAAGTTAACACACGTGACACGTGAGGCACCAAAGCCATTCAAATTTCGAAGTCCAAACCATGTGGTTCCGATGCGCTTGAGACGCCGGTGCACGACGATGGCACTTCGCCACGAGAAAATTCGCAAACGTGTCTTCCTCGTTTCCGCCGTGCGTCGCAGCTTTTTCTCCGGTGCGGACGGGGGGGGGACCCAGCCCGGATATGCCAAAAGATCCCAGGCGTGCTCGGGCCTACCGCCCAGCCCCCCAGTCCCCCCGAGTCCCCCAGCCGTGTGGACTCAAAACTCTTttgccgtgcccgtgcccgtgcccgtgcccggtGCCCGTGCCCCGCGAcaccgccgcccccaccccatCCTCGCATCGGAGGCCGCGGCCCAAAGGAAAAGCAGCAGCCGCGCGTTGGCGGAGCACGCCACtttcgccagccgccgccgccggtgcgcgCGGTCCGGTCTCGTGACGGGAATTGCCAATTGCGAGAGCTCCGAGCTGCTCCTGAGCTAAAGGCTaagggaggaggccgcggcacCCACGCGGCCTTCGCCGCAACCCCCTCAACCCTCACCCCTCCCTACCATGCGCGAGGCCCTCGCCCACGCTCTCACATCGGACCCCAAGCTCCCGTGCCTCCGAGATGGCGAGCCGCGACAAGGCCGGGTGCCCCCCGGCCGCGCTGCCCCTCGACCGCGTCATGGCCGCGCTGGCCGCCAACGCGGAGCAGCTCGGGAGGCGGTGGGAGGCCGCGCTCCGCGGCCGCTGCGGGAAGGGGGAAGATGTGGCGGCGGTCGGGAAGAGGGTGGAGGGGAGCGGGCAGGTTATCGAGATGCACACGCCGCTGTTCTACGCCACCTGCGCCCTCGGCGGGATCCTCAGTACCGGCCTCACCCACCTCGCCGTCACGCCGCTCGACCTCGTCAAGTGCAACATGCAGGTCCGTGAGACCGTGACTGCGAGCGAGAATTTCCTTCCCTGCTGATGGCTCAATGGCTAATGGAGCTGCTGCTTGCTTCGATGTTATTTCCCTCATCAGGTGGATCCTAGCAAGTACAGGGACATTCCGTCTGGCTTTGGTGTCATGCTCCAAGAGCAAGGCCTTGGTGGGTTCTTCAAGGGCTGGATGGCCACGCTGGTTGGGTACAGTTGCCAGGGCGCCTGCAAGTTTGGGTTCTACGAGTTCTTCAAGAAGTGCTACTCCGACATTGCTGGTCCCGACAATGCTGAAAGGTTGAAGACATTGATCTACCTTGCAGCTTCGGCGTCTGCTGAGGTGATTGCGGATGTGGCTCTCTGCCCTATGGAGGCTGTCAAGATTCGAGTCCAGACACAGCCGGGGTTTGCTCGGTGCCTGACCGATGGGCTTCCAAAGATTGTCCAATGCGAAGGTGCCTTTGGGTATAGATACTGCAAGTCTTGTATAATTTGGGTTGCAATTAATCTTGTTCAAGGTTTTGGAGAACAACACCCTTTTAACACTATGTGCAAATTTCAGGCTTTACAAAGGACTGCTTCCTCTTTGGGGCCGTCAAGTTCCCTGTAAGTCAAAATGTCTTATTAGAAGTTATCTTTTTGCCATTGTAGTTGCTTGTTAAGGATCCATCGCTGCTGACTTATATAAGTCCAGTACTTCTATAGTGATCAGCACCAAACTTCTGTAATTTAGTCCTCTTTGAAGCACATGGTCCTGTACGAGTGAACCTACTTGATCTCACTGCTTGCCCCTGAGGTTGTTGCCAAAATACTTCGAAACAAAATTTCTGAGTAGATAAATTATCGTAGTAACAGGTTTTTGTGACCCATGCAATGCAATTCATTGTACTCTTGCAATATAAATCTAGGTCAGCTGCTGTTGACAAAAGACCCAATGACTTTACTAGAGCTTAAAGTATGTATCAGATTCCAATTTATTTGGTCTGCTGTACTTTTATGGTTATTACTGCGCTATCCATTTCAATAAGGAAAAGTATGCAGTATGCCACCAACTGTTTGTGATATTTTCTTCCTAAGAGAAAATAACAGAAGACAATCTTCAAGTATGGTGTTTATGGATAAATAAATTGATTTGCAGGAAACATAGCCATTTAGGTAATCTGCCTTGTGTTCACCTGTGCAGCCTAATTACTTTGCGTACTACCCTGCAGACACTATGATGAAATTTGCTTGCTTTGAAACCATTGTCGAGATGGTCTACAAGCATGCAGTGCCAAAGCCAAAGGACCAATGCAGTAAGCCACTCCAGCTAGCAGTGAGCTTTGCAGGGGGGTATATTGCTGGGGTCTTCTGTGCTGCTATATCTCATCCTGCAGATAACCTGGTGTCTTTCCTCAACAATGCACAAGGAGCCACAGTGGCAGATGTAAGCTACTAGTCCTTTGTCAAAAGAATAAGGTTCAAAGTGAACTATATTGTTTACAAATCATGCCAAAAAAATGTAGCTTGCACAAGTATGCTTATCTGAATATCAGATCTTATTGTTCTATACCATCAATAAATAATTTTACTGAACTCTTTCTTTACTTTTGGCTTCTGAACAACGCGTTATACTTCCAGGCTGTAAGAACTCTTGGAATGTGGGGCCTTTTCACGCGTGGCCTTCCTCTTCGTATTATTATGGTCGGTACTCTCACAGGAGCACAGTGGGCAACATATGACGCGTTTAAAGTCTTCGTTGGATTGTAAGTGTCTTGTTGCCTTTTTCATGCATGTTTGGCATCATTGCTGTTTATGCTGCATTGTGAAGTTATCTCATTACTGGTTTTGATTATTTGTACAGGCCAACATCTGGAGGAGTGAGTCGTAGTTGTGCTGCTGCCTCCCCTTTGCACCGAGTGGCTCACGAAAAGCAGAACTGACTCTGCTGAGAGCCTGAGAAGATGTTGTGCCAAGCTATCCAAAACCAAAAACTGAAGTAGATGAATTGTGCGGTTGCACCAATTTTCACAAGAGCTCTGAAGATCGGATCTGAGTTTTAGATAGCAGAACGTTCATTTTCAAGGGGCTTTTCTTTCAAACCTCTTGAACGAGACAACATTGTAATGAACGAGCATCCTTTAGAAATGTATTGGGCATTTTGGGCCATCGCAAGCTGATCTGATGTTCGAGTGcactcttttgttttttttttgtcactgCTGCATGTCGACCGGCCTGGTGCCCTGTCTTAATCAATCAGGGTAAGAACACCTGCTTGTGCACTTAGCTAGTGTTcctctatcccaaattataggtcgttttggctttcctagatgcatagattttattatgcatttagacatagggtatatctaagtgtataataaagtctatgaatctaaaaagccaaaacgacctataatttgggacggaggaagtactcaTTATTATGGTTATGCAAGAAGTTAACGGCTGCTGCTTATTTTGTAGGGAAAGTGGGGGAATTCAATCCAATTGGAAATTTTCTATGCACAGTGAACCTTAGATCCTACCACATGTTTCCAATTATTACTTGAAAAAGTTCTATGCATCTATAAACCCAGAGAGTGCCACATGCCTCGGCAGTGCTGGGGAGTGCGTTACAAAGGAGCCCATGTTTggttttttgttttggtttttcatCTTAGCTTGATGGTCCAATCAGTTTCGAGTTTATGATTCAGTTTCGTTTTGCTAGACACAGTCCACTCTGTGGGGTTTATGATTTTCAATTTCGTTTATTAGACATGAGAGAAGGGTACACCAAAAGAGATTTGCCGCTGGCTCAATGGTTCAATCATTAGGAACACCATTTGCTATACGACCAGCCTGCACTAAGCTTTACAGAACTCTAAAAAGGCCAAGTGCATTCTGCTCATCCAGAAAGGCCCAGTGCACAACATTAGATGAGATCCAAGAAATAGAGTACATGAGCACATTCTATTTCAGATAACAGGTACTTAGCTTAAAAGCGCATACAAAAATTCAAACCTATCACTGATAGGCTATCGGTATAGTCTCAGAGAACCACGCAGCGCATATGGCAACATACAAAGTTTTGAGTTGAAATACACAATAAGGCAATCTAGGCAGGCGCTAAACTCTTGCAGACTGACACCAGTTCTTGGAACTCAGGTCAACTACTGCTGCTGCCCAGGAAAACCTTGCATTGGAgggcgcggtggtggtgctcCAGGAGTGAAGTTAGGTGGCGGCGGAATCATTGGACGTGGAGGACCATTTGCAggtggcggaggtgggggaggttGAGCACCGCCAATTGGTGGTGGAGGGATCCTTGGGGGCATTCCCATAGGTGCAGGAGGGGGTGCATGAGGAGGCGGTGGGACTTGTGGCGGGGGTGGTGGAGCTTGTCCCGGTGGCCTTGGTGGTGGAGCACCAGGACCTCCAGTCCCATTAGGCAAAGTCCCAGGAGGAGCCGGTGGTGGCTTGTTAACTTCCGGCGGTCTTGGCTTGAAGTACAGTTGCAGCTGTTACCAAAAGCACAAATTTTAGGTGTCATACCAAGATTGCTAGAAAGCCAGCTAAATTCAAGTTAAAAACTTTATTAAAAGGCCTAACCAGGTACTCCTTCTTGT encodes the following:
- the LOC101785246 gene encoding mitochondrial phosphate carrier protein 3, mitochondrial, coding for MASRDKAGCPPAALPLDRVMAALAANAEQLGRRWEAALRGRCGKGEDVAAVGKRVEGSGQVIEMHTPLFYATCALGGILSTGLTHLAVTPLDLVKCNMQVDPSKYRDIPSGFGVMLQEQGLGGFFKGWMATLVGYSCQGACKFGFYEFFKKCYSDIAGPDNAERLKTLIYLAASASAEVIADVALCPMEAVKIRVQTQPGFARCLTDGLPKIVQCEGAFGLYKGLLPLWGRQVPYTMMKFACFETIVEMVYKHAVPKPKDQCSKPLQLAVSFAGGYIAGVFCAAISHPADNLVSFLNNAQGATVADAVRTLGMWGLFTRGLPLRIIMVGTLTGAQWATYDAFKVFVGLPTSGGVSRSCAAASPLHRVAHEKQN
- the LOC101785918 gene encoding nodulation-signaling pathway 2 protein yields the protein MDVTMDDVAGDLEFSGCSSTTTSSSSPSLDDGMGMYAWNGLSPVADWGSFYPDDGGQDLHGLIESMLCDDTLVGAADLHPAMFPDEVYCCSNGSAPSSTTTTNPGTPVNDGDAAQGDCPEKGLRLLHLLMAAAEALSGPHKSRELARVILVRLKQMVSHTGDSAAVSNMERLAAHFTDALQGLLDGSHPAGGAGRQAAAASHGHHHQHAGDVLTAFQMLQDMSPYMKFGHFTANQAILEAVAGDRRVHVVDYDIAEGVQWASLMQAMISRPDGVPPPHLRITAVSRGGGGGARAVQEAGRRLAAFAASIGQPFSFGQCRLDSDERFRPATVRMVKGETLVANCVLNQAAATTTIRRPTGSVASFLAGMATLGAKVVTVVEEDQGEPEKDDEEAGGGFVARFMEELHRYSAVWDSLEAGFPTQSRVRGLVERAILAPNIAGAVSRAYRAVDGDGEAARAGWGEWMRGNGFRAVPLSCFNHSQARLLLGLFNDGYTMEETSPNRIVLGWKARRLLSASVWAPPPMSVPSSPAEGAFQPVGIAPASGGVDRMEFDYIDSFLVEPAYALV